One window from the genome of Deltaproteobacteria bacterium encodes:
- a CDS encoding quinohemoprotein amine dehydrogenase → MKHLKAANHKAELVEKVQEAQEDVVGMAMPAGCTTIFNPGWEANMWGGVNGMCAPMEADLLSCANMCWWPAQVPDSLQSSPEWAKACSGMNQEDWKNFEIIFPKTN, encoded by the coding sequence ATGAAACACCTCAAAGCTGCGAACCACAAGGCAGAACTGGTTGAGAAGGTACAAGAAGCGCAAGAAGACGTCGTTGGTATGGCCATGCCTGCGGGGTGTACGACGATCTTCAATCCGGGGTGGGAAGCGAATATGTGGGGTGGAGTGAACGGTATGTGTGCACCAATGGAGGCTGACCTCCTGAGTTGCGCCAACATGTGTTGGTGGCCCGCTCAGGTGCCTGATAGTTTACAAAGCTCACCGGAATGGGCCAAAGCCTGCTCGGGAATGAACCAAGAAGACTGGAAAAATTTCGAGATCATTTTTCCGAAGACGAACTGA